A stretch of Bombina bombina isolate aBomBom1 chromosome 2, aBomBom1.pri, whole genome shotgun sequence DNA encodes these proteins:
- the LOC128647613 gene encoding beta-1,4-galactosyltransferase galt-1-like, with protein sequence MLSTLKLTIFLCCLVICSFLTLSFYLRQQQTKQNVTRRDNADISSKSITALGDNKTYIISAYYDSRITESVRVLAIIHESVKELYCRFHCTNKDNILVAAQIDLHIERYGFPYGTADLLCEEPPNCVYVYVSVHWSKTQMTNYVPRFEVKNRVVGPFSANFTVCISALYGEYNNVLQMIQSFEMYKLLGANRVTIYKNGCHENVEKVLQYYVKEGFLDVVTWPIDRYLRTSAMWNYSSDPNSQISYYGQAAALNDCIYRNMFKSQFILLNDIDEIILPTSHRDWKSLLLSLKKKHPNTSVFRFSNHVFPAHINGAIDNKWNNVPGVNMFLHNYREPLNHKAFDKRKMIINPRKMFQISIHRVLTYVGKSTDFNSEVGILFHCRKTERPELAPESLIEDNILWRYRALMMEKVDGVINNIHLNK encoded by the coding sequence ATGTTGTCTACTCTGAAGCTCACAATCTTCCTGTGCTGTTTAGTGATTTGTAGTTTTTTAACTCTTTCATTCTACCTACGTCAGCAACAAACTAAACAGAATGTAACTCGAAGAGATAATGCTGATATTAGCAGCAAGTCGATAACAGCACTTGGAGATAACAAGACCTACATCATCTCTGCCTATTATGACTCTCGAATAACTGAATCAGTGCGAGTACTTGCAATAATCCATGAGTCGGTGAAGGAACTTTATTGCAGGTTTCATTGCACAAACAAGGATAATATTCTTGTTGCGGCACAAATAGACCTTCATATTGAAAGATACGGATTTCCATATGGTACAGCAGATCTTCTGTGTGAGGAGCCTCCTaactgtgtttatgtgtatgtgtctgttcaTTGGTCCAAAACACAAATGACTAACTATGTTCCTAGGTTTGAGGTAAAAAATCGTGTTGTTGGACCATTCTCTGCAAACTTTACCGTCTGTATCTCTGCGCTATATGGAGAGTATAATAATGTATTACAGATGATTCAGAGCTTTGAGATGTATAAACTACTTGGAGCAAATAGAGTAACGATTTATAAGAACGGATGCCATGAGAATGTTGAGAAGGTCTTACAATATTATGTTAAAGAAGGGTTCCTAGATGTAGTAACGTGGCCAATAGACAGATACCTGCGGACATCTGCAATGTGGAATTACTCCTCTGATCCAAACAGTCAAATTAGTTATTATGGTCAAGCTGCAGCACTAAATGATTGTATATATAGAAACATGTTTAAAAGTCAGTTTATTCTTCTAAATGACATTGATGAAATTATTCTTCCAACAAGTCATCGTGACTGGAAATCACTATTGTTAAGTCTTAAGAAAAAACATCCAAATACCAGTGTCTTCCGTTTCAGCAATCATGTTTTTCCAGCACATATTAATGGCGCTATTGACAACAAGTGGAATAATGTTCCTGGGGTGAATATGTTTCTTCACAACTATAGAGAACCTTTAAACCACAAAGCTTTCGATAAGCGGAAAATGATAATAAACCCAAGGAAGATGTTTCAGATCTCAATTCACAGAGTTTTGACGTATGTTGGAAAATCTACAGATTTTAACAGTGAAGTTGGAATTCTTTTTCATTGCAGAAAAACAGAACGACCAGAACTTGCCCCAGAGTCTCTTATTGAAGACAACATTCTCTGGAGATACCGTGCACTCATGATGGAGAAGGTGGATGGTGTCATTAATAATATTCACTTAAACAAATAA